gtaataggttcAAAGCTCTCGACTTAGATCTCTGTGATGCTCAACCACTATCTAAGTTTTGGGCTCTGGTTCTTTTCAGTGGATTTACTCAAATCTCTCGGAGAGGGGTGCTCAAGCAATCTTATCGGAAAATCAAACGGAGTAGACGACCACCATGGTAGGCACGAGGTGGTTATTTATAGTCGAGGCACCCCATAGGGTGAAATGATCATTAAGGGCATGCGTCCCGGCGAATGGCTAACCAACATGTTTCCAACGGTTGGATTTCAAACTCACATGACAactttacttgaggaacaagtaaagcCCACTCCTTTGCTAGATCATTTCTCACATAGCCGAGAAGAACCTCGTCTCTGGATAACAAGTAAATGATTTTGTGCATGAACATATTTCTCTCCACTCACTTGGGATAAGTTTCTATTAAGCACCATAAAGACAAAAGTCTTGAAATATTGACCCCCTCTTAAAGTACGGTCGTCCTATAATTGAAAGACATAAATGAACTACCAAAGAAAACAatatgtcttctcttcgtcttcacTCTTCTCTAATGCAGTCATTTTCTCTCGGACCACACTCTGTAGCAATTTCTTCACTTCATGAATATTTTCGTGGGTCGTCTCCGACACGCAATCTTCCCGGTAGTAAACTTCTCAAAGCTTAGCAATATTCTCTACTGTGCAGTTAACTTCCACCGAAGTTTATACCAAACTTCTCGGTAGCAAACTTCTCAAAGCTTAGCAATCTTCTTTGTTGCGTAGATAACTTCCGTAGAAGTTTATGGAAAACTCCTTGGAAGTAGCAATCTTCTTGGTAGCAGAATTCTCAAAATATTATAGCAATCTTCTCTAAACTCTAGGGACCTATTCTCTccgtgtgcactagcaaacacattagtCACTCACTATTTCTGTCCAGCAATCTCCAAAACTCTTAGGGGAGTACATGGCACCAACAACTTTGTATTAGTTCGTTCGTTCGTGTCTTTAGCTATAAAGGGGGAGGAAATCATGTTCCATGTAATTATTTGTTTCAGCTCTTAGCAAAGGATGGACATTGACGCAAGCCAATAATTGGGTCACTTCTCGTGCGTAGCACTTGAGTTCCATAATACCACGAGTGTAggtctgatgtcgcttgaagctacgtcggtatttccccagagaggaagggatgatgcagcacaggagcggtaggtatttccctcagatgtgaaaccaaggttattgaaccagtaggagaaccaagcaacacaacgtaaacagcacatgcatgcaaataacaacttctcacaacctggcgtgttaaaggggttgtcaatcccttccggggtacggcgcctcaaggtAGGCAAACGGACGCgaggtaaatttgtagtaaattgatagatcgaaggccaaataaaataaataagaaaaaattgcagcaaggtatttttgtatttttagtttaatagatctgaaaataaatgcaaagaaaaagtagatcgcaaaggcaaatatatgagaaagagactcgggggccgtatgtttcactagtggcttttctcgagaaaaatagcaaacggtgggtgaacaaattaccgttgggtaattgacaaaacttcaaataatcatgatgatatccaggcaatgatcattacataggcatcacgtccaagcgactcttgcctgcatctactactattactccacacatcgaccactattcagcatgcatctagtgtattaagttcatggagaaacagagtaatacaataagaacgatgacatgatgtagacatgatctatctatgtagagatagatcccatcgttttatccttagtagcaacgatacatacgtgtcgttccccttctgtcactgggatcaagcaccgtaagatcaaacccactacaaagcacctcttcccattgcaagataaatagatcaagttggccaaacaaaacccaaatatcggagaagaaatacgaggctataagcaatcatgcataaaagagaccaaagaaactcaaatactttcatggatataaaaagatagatctaatcataaactcaaagttcatcgatcccaacaaacacatcgcaaaagagttacatcatatggatcttcaagagaccattgtattgagaatcaagagagagagaggaagccatccagctactaactacgaacccgaaggtctacaaagaactactcacacatcatcggagaggcacaaacGGAGATGGTGAACCCCGTCcgggatggtgtctagattggatcaatatttcgtcgattcccctagggtttttaaaatattgaggtatttatagagcaaagaggcggtccgggaggcacccgaggtgggcacaacccaccagggcgcgcctgggcctcctggcacaccctggtgggttgtgctctcctcggagtaCCCCCCAAGCGCGGCCAGGGCCcgttatgttccttctggtccaaaaaaatctccgcaaagtttcattgcgtttggactccatttggtattgattttctgtgatgtaaaaaaatgaaaaaaaatagcaactggcacatggcactatgtcaataggttagtatcaaaaaatgaaataaaatgactataaaatgattataaaacattcaagattaataatataacaatatggaataattaaaaattatagatacattggagacgtatcaaggctgtTGTGTGTTTCCATTTTTGTTGAGGTGTAATGAACCTCACTCGAACATCTGTTAGGGGTTGTTTGGGTAGATAGAATATATAGAATGCAATCTCTACAAACTAGGAAAACCGTCCAACAGAAAAAAAATCTTGTTTGGGTACTCTAACTAATCCGTGGATATAAAGAACGTGTTTCTAGGAAACCCAAAATTTCATGGTTATGGAAAAACGACTACTAGTGGTTTTTCCAAAAACACGTTTCACATATACTGGATCGTAACTGAACTTCTCATGATGCGCTCGTTTCTCACGGCCCGCTCCTACCTATACTCACGGGAGCGATGGTTATCCAAACAAGAAATTAGATAGGCCAGCTTTTAGCCTTTTTGACACCAAACGTGATTCTACATAAACTGATTATTCATAGAAAAACTAGCAAAACCAATTTTACTAAAAATCTGCTATAAACAAGTTTTTGACAAACGCATGGCTAAGTATCACTATCCAAACAAGCACTTAGGGTATCTCCAACCCCGTGTCGCAAAATGCCCACAAACATTTGGATCGAGATGTCCATGCGTCTGAATTGTTGCAAACCGACACTAAACTTGGGGGAGGTTTGCGAATGTCCGGACCCCCACCACGTATGCGTCCAACCGCATGGCCCTACCCATAAAACTTTTACGTGTGACCATTTCTCTCGCACGACCGCTTCAACCGTACCGCTGGGAAGAGGCGCTGCATTCATGCCAGTCCAAAGCAGAAGTGACCGGTCTGCAGCATGTCGGGCATTGAAGGGGTGCGGCGATTGAGAGCACCGCCCACACCATGTCCGATCGCTCGCTCTCCGCGTCATGTTCGATGTCGGCTTAGAGCGACATGTCCGCTCGCTTGTTATCCGTGTCGCGTTCAATGCTGGCTCGGAGTGAGGCGGCCGAACTGGGCAATGGGAAGGCTTCCTATTACACTGAAGCCAATTGCCCTGTGTCCACGCGCCCAACATTGAATGGAATTTgcggccgagaaacccactctggaagCCCGCATTCAAACTGGTGTTTGCCCTGGCCGGCGCCCGATATATAAGCCATGCGTGCGTGATACATAAGCACCCTCGCGCACAGCAGAAACCGCACCACCTACGCTTCCCTCCACCGTTCAGGACCACTGGCGAGCCTCCAATTCCATTCATCCTCCGCTCACAACCTTCCTCCGACACAATGTGAGCGGCGACGCGATGTGGAAGCAGCTCTCGTCGGCGCAGAACCACGAGATGGTGCCCCTTGCAAACGGCTGGCAGACCCAATGTGCGTGACACATATAGTCCATACTACCACTGAGTTCGTCGGATGAAAGCTTGGAAGACAATGACCGATCGAATGAGGAGGCACCCGACAACTAGCCCGAGCCCGCACCAGGCTTCACCATGGCACGAGCATAGACGCACTTGGAGGCTGTCATGGCGGAGAAGGAGCCTGCACCGGCGGTCTCCGTGTTTCTGACGGTGCAGGCTCCTCAACCAGCACCGGatgagagcatctacaaccggacttgtCAAATCCGTCCCCTATACGTCTGCGGGCGCGTCCACGAACATCGCCCGCCGGTCCCTCATATATTGCGCCCCACATCCACATACCTCAAATGCCGATCAGCAAATCCATGCATGTTGATCATACGATATAAATTGTCTGAATTCAATAGTTCGAAACAAAGCAAAGCAAATTATAGTTCAACAAACCGAACATGCCAAAATGAAATCAATATCCGAGCATGACGGATGGCTTCGGATCACTGGCCGGGCGACTGCTCCGAGCGGAATGCGTCATGCTCCGTCTGCATCCGGGCTGCCTGCTTCACCTGCATCCGGGCCATAGCCGCCCTCGCTGCTCGTACTCCCTACGGTCGTTGATCTTCTTTTTGTTGTTCGCAAGCCACTTCTTCACATGCTCATCCAAGAGGAGGCAGTTGCTCCACCATGTCCGAACCTCCCCGTGACGCCGTCGCCGCAACTTCCGGGTGACGTTCTCCGCCTTACAAGTCGAAGCCGATGAAGGAACACCGACGGACAAGGGGGAGTGCGTCTCCATTGCGGCGGTCGAGGACAGGCTAGACGACATCTCCGGCGGTGGATCGGGACCGGTGGTGAGGATTGGGAGCAAGGGTGAAGGACGACGAGGGTTCGGGCACGGGAAAGGTCGGAAggtggcgggaggaggaggaagagtttgGTAGATTTGATGTAATTTACGATGGATCAGGCTGTCTGAGTCCGACGTGACGGACGTGCGATACgaggggtgtcggtcagcccgAGCGTTTGATGCCCGTTTAAGAAGTGCGTCTGGGTCGAAAAATCGTGACTGGTTAGTGACCGGTTACCCGGCCAAATGTATGAGGCGAGTTTGAGATGCCGGCTATAGATACTCTGACGTAGGGACTCCCTAGCTTTTGCCTCGGTTTTGAAAAATATCTCGAAATGCAACAACCGAAATAGACctacacacactctctctctccatGAGTCGAGTGAGGCTGTGGCTGGTTGGCTGCGTACGCGCATGATCGACACATCGGCTACATGCATGGCCCCCGACAAGCCATCCACGTACCCCCGtgaccgatcgatcgatcgatcgatggagCCATGGACGGACGTTACGGGACAACTGGACCTCGCGCGCGGGTCCCCTGCCCAGCCGCGTCAACTTGCCTACTACGTGGAGCTAGCCCCATCCTGACACCCTGACAGGTCAGCCGAGCTCCCCTCCCCCATGCACGCCCGATCACGCGACACCGGCGCCGGCCACGAGCGCGCGCTCCGCGTGGCGCGGCCGCCGTCGCCATCAGCCCCTCTCTCGCCGGACGCGGCGCAGCTGATCCACCGCGGCCCACTTAAGCGAGCAAGCAAGCACACCTGCACTGCACAGCTTCTTCTTTCCCCCACGCAAGCCCGCCCGGCCCCCGGCCGGGTCCCCCGCACGCGCGCCCGTGACGCGCCAGCCCGCCGTCGACGTCCATCTGATGCACATATATTCCGAATTCCCGATGTGTACGTGCGCTCTCAGTCTCAGTACGCCATGCGAGAAGAAACGCGTCGAGGGATGACTTTTCTTGTTCTTTTGCTTTGCGTGCAGTACATGATAAATTGATAATTAATTAGCCCGATCGGCTGTACTGATGATCAGTGGTGGTGATGGGTTATACACGCGCTATGGCAGGATCGTAGGCTTGATCACTGACGTTGACAGAGCATGTATAGTAATCAATGAATGGATACTCTCTACGGTTCTATTGTTTCTTACAGATGCAGGCAGCCATGGATGGATCCGCACTTGGCTCGTAGGATACTACGAAGTACGAGCCGGTACAGTGCACTGTGCAGTATGCTGTACCCGCTGGGCGCAACGGTTAAGCCAAGCAACCGGcctggctcaggctcaggctcagaGCCAGGCGTATACGGTACCGCATGCATGCCGGCCGGCCTCGCGCAAGCATGTACACCGTGGTCTATACTCCATGGGCGCCGCCCAGGCGGACACCGCACCGGCCTCGCTCTGTCGGCACGCATCTAGCCCAGTGCATGCGATGATGACCCTGTGCTATACATCAAGGGTGAAGAAGGCTCATGAGACAAGAAGAAGCGACACCACCATGCTCCATGTTCATATCAACGGACCTCTCGCCGCACCGTATAGCTTTCGTACGCGTGCGTAGCCATCTATGCGCCTATGTGCACGCCTCATGGACCAGGCGAAAAGATGGATCCTTCTGCGCCAGgcacatgcatgtacatccatgtggGGGgccgatggatggatggatggatggatggcaaGCCTCGagcagtcgtcgtcgtcgtcgtggtgGTGGTGACATGTTACATGTGCTACGTAGTACGTACTCGGCCCTCGCAGAAAGAAAGGGAGAAAAGACCCTCGTCCGTCCTACGAGCGATGGGTGGATCCCAACTCTACGCGCTTTAATGCGCCCTTTCTGTCCCTTAAAAAGGCAGCCGGCCGGCGAGCGGAGCCCTTCCATTCCGTTCTCCCCGCCCTCGCATGTGCTGCCACACACCGCCTCGCCTTTCCTGccggccgcccgcttcttctttagCCAGGTAGGCAGCTTAGCTAGCTTGCTCGGCTGGTCTCatgccatcgtcgtcgtcgtctcgcgcGCCGGCGCCGAGCAGGGGCggtggctcggcggcggcgaggggctgcgTGGACGTGGACGCCAACACCACGTTCGTGCAGGCCGACCCGGCCACGTTCCGCGCGCTCGTGCAGAGGCTCACGGGCGCGCCGGGGGGAGCTGCAGCCGCGGCGGCGCAGGCTACCGACATGCAGCACGCCGCGGGCGCCGCCATGGTGCCGGTGGTGCCGATGAGGCGGCCGAAGCTGCAGgagaggcggcgggcggcgccggccaGGCTGGAGCTCGCGCGGCCGCAGCCGTTCTACTACCACAACGGCCACcagcaccaccatcaccaccaccaacaccaccacggGCTCATGCAGTACTCGCCGGTCTCGACCATGGACTACGCCCGcgtctcctcctccgcctcgtcgccctccccgtcgccgccctcgtcgtgCTCCTGCGGGGTGGTgataagccaggaggaggtggagAGGGAGGAGAAGGCCATCGCCTCCAAGGCCTTCTACCTGCACTCCTCACCAAGAGCCGCCCCCGGCGCCGGAGGGGACGCCGCCGAGAGGCCCAAGCTGCTGCCCCTGTTCCCCGTCCACTCCCCACGGAGCTCCTCCTTCGCCTAGCTCTAGTAACTAGCCATTACCTCTAGGCTCTACTGCTGTAGCTAGACCCTGGTTAACCCCGCCATTAATCCCCACGACCGACATGCCGTGTTTAATTCTCTGTACCACCTAGCTCTAGTAGATGATCCATGACCGGACCAGTGTTGCTTCCTAATTGTGCTTGATTTCGTTGCTCAACTCTTGCCTTCTctctattactccctccattccgaattacttgttgcaggtatggatgtatctaaatgtattttagttctagatacatccatttctacgacgagtaatttgaaacggaggga
The window above is part of the Triticum aestivum cultivar Chinese Spring chromosome 2A, IWGSC CS RefSeq v2.1, whole genome shotgun sequence genome. Proteins encoded here:
- the LOC123186369 gene encoding VQ motif-containing protein 31 codes for the protein MPSSSSSRAPAPSRGGGSAAARGCVDVDANTTFVQADPATFRALVQRLTGAPGGAAAAAAQATDMQHAAGAAMVPVVPMRRPKLQERRRAAPARLELARPQPFYYHNGHQHHHHHHQHHHGLMQYSPVSTMDYARVSSSASSPSPSPPSSCSCGVVISQEEVEREEKAIASKAFYLHSSPRAAPGAGGDAAERPKLLPLFPVHSPRSSSFA